One Alkaliphilus sp. B6464 genomic window carries:
- a CDS encoding SPFH domain-containing protein — protein sequence MAIVDVVKYNGNPDVFAWKYPNEELGTWTQLIVNESQEAILFKGGQALDSFSAGRHTLETANIPLLNRIINLPFGGRSPFIAEIWYINKIVSLDVKWGTPTPIQLQDPKYGIFISLRSFGQFGIQIEDSRKFLMKLVGTLPVFDKDNLTRFFRGIYLTKARDAISSYLVHKKVSVLEINAYLDELSEHIKEKIAPIMSEYGIKLVNFYVNDINIPEDDSGVAKLKDALAKRAEMDIVGYNYAQERSFDTLEGAATNPGSAQSGLIGAGIGLGMGAGMGGAIGSQFGGIVENINITAKTKSCPNCDATLKIEKQFCGRCGYNFENSIDKELITCSKCNYKYDKNVKFCPECGDPYNPCPECKADVNMGADNCHKCGTSMPKPCSNCGTSIKGKNKFCPECGISLMKRCASCNFEIEGSPKFCPECGNKM from the coding sequence ATGGCAATAGTAGATGTTGTAAAATATAATGGAAATCCAGATGTATTTGCTTGGAAATATCCGAATGAAGAGCTGGGAACTTGGACACAGCTTATTGTTAATGAATCTCAGGAGGCTATCTTATTTAAAGGCGGGCAAGCTCTAGATTCATTTTCAGCTGGAAGACATACTTTGGAAACTGCAAATATTCCACTTTTAAATAGAATAATAAATCTTCCATTTGGTGGACGTTCACCTTTTATTGCGGAGATTTGGTATATAAACAAGATTGTCTCCCTTGATGTAAAATGGGGCACACCTACACCAATTCAACTTCAGGATCCTAAATATGGAATATTTATTTCACTGAGATCTTTTGGTCAATTTGGGATTCAAATTGAAGATTCAAGAAAGTTTTTAATGAAGTTAGTGGGTACCCTTCCTGTATTTGACAAAGATAATTTGACAAGGTTTTTTAGAGGTATATATCTTACAAAGGCAAGAGATGCTATATCTTCATATTTAGTACATAAAAAAGTAAGTGTTTTGGAGATAAATGCATATCTTGATGAATTATCTGAACATATAAAGGAAAAAATAGCGCCTATAATGTCGGAATATGGAATAAAGCTAGTTAATTTCTATGTAAATGACATAAATATTCCAGAAGATGATTCTGGGGTGGCCAAACTAAAAGACGCTTTAGCAAAGCGAGCTGAAATGGACATTGTAGGATATAACTATGCTCAAGAACGTTCCTTTGATACTTTAGAGGGAGCTGCTACTAATCCTGGTTCAGCTCAATCTGGACTAATAGGGGCTGGAATTGGTTTAGGAATGGGTGCTGGTATGGGAGGTGCTATTGGTTCTCAATTTGGTGGGATAGTCGAAAATATAAATATAACAGCTAAAACAAAAAGTTGTCCTAACTGCGATGCTACTCTTAAAATAGAAAAACAGTTTTGTGGTCGATGTGGATATAATTTCGAAAATTCAATAGATAAAGAACTAATTACGTGCAGTAAGTGTAATTATAAATATGATAAAAATGTAAAATTCTGTCCCGAATGTGGTGACCCATACAATCCTTGTCCAGAGTGTAAAGCAGATGTGAATATGGGTGCTGATAATTGTCATAAATGTGGGACTTCAATGCCAAAGCCATGTTCTAACTGTGGCACATCAATAAAAGGGAAAAATAAATTTTGTCCAGAATGTGGAATAAGCTTAATGAAAAGATGTGCAAGCTGTAATTTTGAAATAGAAGGTAGTCCTAAGTTTTGTCCGGAATGTGGTAATAAAATGTAG
- a CDS encoding DUF4179 domain-containing protein, which translates to MKKNIYDLLNEVEIDLNEYNKEEFTDIEKRKIKNIFKKSIKRNTTLYKKYVSTASIGLLVVTLFTTNLGHNVLAYANTLAYDIASYLGIEKSLDEYKTVVNQSISKNGLTVQLNEVVLDNDQLVVSATSKYNEKLENGSFSLDSSIYINGKRVISGGNGSSKQIDDYTVEEVMFHNVKNDIDGDLDYLNGDLNVKVVFSDPIINEKTISGQWVFEFKTNGDELALNTKEILLDYSFKLDNDQEIILKKYTSNNLGQKIYFSKGSEGIYYDMLLKGHDDLGNQVEFSMTSATAHNGMFQLETINGNLDENAKKLYLTPYAVKFPDKSGRMSNDFKKVGEEFTIGLLK; encoded by the coding sequence ATGAAAAAAAATATATATGATCTGTTAAATGAGGTTGAAATAGATTTAAATGAATACAATAAAGAGGAATTTACTGATATTGAAAAAAGAAAAATAAAGAATATCTTTAAAAAATCTATAAAAAGAAATACTACTCTATATAAAAAATATGTATCAACTGCTTCCATAGGTCTATTAGTAGTAACATTATTTACAACTAATTTAGGTCATAATGTTTTAGCATATGCAAATACCCTTGCTTACGATATAGCCAGTTACTTAGGAATAGAAAAAAGCTTAGATGAATATAAAACAGTTGTAAATCAGTCAATATCTAAGAATGGTCTAACTGTTCAATTAAACGAAGTTGTTTTAGACAATGATCAGTTAGTGGTTTCAGCTACTTCCAAATATAATGAGAAATTAGAAAATGGTTCATTTTCGTTAGATTCTAGTATTTATATAAACGGAAAAAGAGTAATTAGTGGAGGCAACGGAAGTTCAAAACAAATAGATGATTATACCGTAGAAGAAGTGATGTTTCATAACGTAAAAAATGATATCGATGGTGACTTAGATTATTTAAATGGTGACTTAAATGTTAAAGTGGTATTCTCAGATCCAATTATTAATGAGAAAACAATTTCAGGGCAATGGGTGTTTGAATTTAAAACTAATGGCGATGAATTAGCTTTAAATACTAAGGAGATTTTACTTGATTATAGTTTTAAGCTTGATAATGACCAAGAGATTATACTAAAAAAATATACTAGTAATAATTTAGGACAAAAAATCTATTTCTCAAAAGGATCAGAAGGTATTTATTACGATATGCTGTTAAAAGGACATGATGATTTAGGAAATCAAGTCGAATTTTCTATGACTAGTGCAACTGCCCATAATGGAATGTTTCAATTAGAAACTATTAATGGAAATCTTGATGAAAATGCAAAAAAACTATATCTTACTCCTTATGCTGTTAAATTTCCTGATAAAAGTGGCAGAATGAGTAATGACTTCAAAAAAGTTGGAGAAGAGTTTACAATAGGTTTATTAAAATAG
- a CDS encoding sigma-54 interaction domain-containing protein, producing MEQLFSFVQNELIYFVQAISEVLKVDVQIIDYQYNRVAGTGYWKNKINENIKDYAYITKRVFRTGKNAVIENPRENLICNNCNKKELCKETMEISIPIRFGKRIIGTIECVCINKEQKEHIVNNKTTYIIFIEQMAKLLESRLIEELEKRKKLKVLDLLDNVLNKLNEGVITIDSNHNIVNYNSYAKKILNINNHLSNRISIKETGNMVLKLQEYKIEYNGNTFIVVGERYDVNYGDQEINEVIVFTSKETLKEQFLELSGSKHNIGLDDIVGNSNIVKELKRKISTVASSESTVLITGESGTGKELVARALHNESNRSNNPFVAVNCAAIPDTLLESELFGYSKGAFTGANPKGKIGKIELADGGTLFLDEIGDMPLYMQAKILRVIEDKSIVKLGDLQEKLLDIRIVAATNKNLEEMIRENVFRGDLYYRLNVIPINIKPLRERKEDIKTLFLHFLKKYGIIFDKKVTVISEEIWKYLYTYEWPGNIRELENVAEYSVNMLNSNEIISVEHLPNKILINKKSDIEINTNLDDVERQLIKEYLNTYGLSVEGKKMVAEKLGVSIATLYRKIKKYNI from the coding sequence ATGGAACAATTATTTTCATTTGTTCAAAATGAATTGATTTATTTTGTTCAAGCAATATCTGAAGTGTTAAAAGTGGACGTACAGATTATAGATTATCAATATAATCGTGTTGCAGGAACAGGATATTGGAAAAACAAAATAAATGAAAATATAAAGGACTATGCTTATATTACTAAGAGAGTCTTTAGGACAGGAAAAAATGCAGTTATTGAGAATCCTAGAGAAAATTTGATCTGTAATAATTGTAATAAGAAAGAGCTTTGTAAAGAAACAATGGAAATTTCAATTCCTATAAGATTTGGTAAAAGAATTATTGGTACTATAGAATGTGTATGTATTAATAAAGAACAGAAAGAACATATAGTAAATAATAAAACCACATATATAATATTTATTGAACAGATGGCTAAATTATTGGAATCAAGGCTAATTGAAGAGCTGGAGAAAAGAAAAAAATTAAAGGTTTTGGATTTATTGGATAATGTTTTAAATAAACTTAACGAGGGTGTTATAACAATAGATAGTAATCATAATATTGTAAATTATAATAGTTATGCTAAAAAAATACTAAATATCAATAATCATTTAAGTAATAGGATAAGTATTAAGGAAACTGGAAATATGGTATTAAAACTACAGGAATATAAGATTGAATATAATGGTAATACATTTATAGTGGTTGGAGAAAGATATGATGTTAATTATGGAGATCAAGAAATTAATGAAGTAATTGTTTTCACATCCAAAGAAACTCTTAAAGAACAATTTTTAGAGTTATCAGGTTCTAAGCATAATATTGGATTGGATGATATTGTTGGAAATTCAAATATAGTAAAGGAATTAAAGAGAAAAATTAGTACTGTTGCCTCATCAGAATCAACAGTATTGATAACAGGTGAGAGTGGAACAGGAAAAGAATTAGTAGCAAGAGCTCTTCACAATGAAAGTAATCGTTCTAACAATCCATTTGTTGCTGTCAATTGTGCTGCTATACCGGATACATTATTGGAAAGCGAACTTTTTGGATATAGTAAGGGAGCATTTACAGGGGCAAATCCAAAGGGCAAAATTGGGAAAATTGAGCTGGCAGATGGGGGAACACTGTTTTTAGATGAAATTGGTGATATGCCTTTATATATGCAAGCTAAGATCTTGAGAGTAATTGAAGATAAAAGCATAGTTAAGCTTGGAGATCTTCAAGAGAAGTTACTTGATATTAGGATTGTAGCTGCTACAAATAAAAACTTAGAAGAAATGATTAGGGAAAATGTATTTAGAGGAGATTTGTATTACAGGTTAAATGTTATTCCAATAAATATTAAACCATTAAGAGAACGAAAAGAGGATATTAAAACTTTATTCCTTCATTTTCTAAAAAAATATGGAATTATTTTTGATAAGAAAGTTACAGTGATTTCTGAGGAAATTTGGAAATATTTATATACATATGAGTGGCCAGGCAATATACGTGAGTTAGAAAATGTTGCAGAGTATAGTGTAAATATGTTAAATAGCAATGAAATTATTTCTGTTGAACATCTACCTAATAAGATATTAATTAATAAAAAATCTGACATAGAAATAAATACTAATTTGGATGACGTAGAACGACAATTGATTAAAGAATATTTAAATACCTATGGTTTGAGCGTAGAAGGAAAGAAAATGGTAGCTGAAAAATTAGGTGTCAGTATAGCTACTTTATATAGAAAAATTAAAAAGTATAATATATAG
- a CDS encoding amino acid racemase — MPVKQVLLLGNEDLYKISEEVRYEEIRDVKHIIKDLHDTLMDFREKYEYGRAIAAPQLGYFKRIIYMNINDCETIFINPKLEFLDNEMIEVWDDCMSFPNLLIKVKRYNRCKIHYKDLDWNDNVMEVEGDISELLQHEYDHLNGVLAISKAIDDHSFRLKTVETKLPKKIGILGGISHESTIKYYELILKKYYELKGDYYYPEIIIYSLDFQKFTDFEDNGDKEGYIKYIMEGIYSLENSGADFIIMSANSPHSVYDEVKNLTKLPMISIVEAVGEKAKKKGLKKILLLGIKYTMENGFYENYLNQFGIDVIVPSEDERVLINDIIFDELAIDIFRDNSKEKLINIIKKYDVEGVILGCTELPLIISEADLEIEVLNTVELHVNKILRYSLGV; from the coding sequence ATGCCAGTAAAGCAAGTATTATTATTAGGTAACGAAGATTTATACAAAATATCTGAGGAAGTTAGATATGAAGAGATTAGAGATGTTAAACACATTATTAAAGATTTACACGATACTTTAATGGATTTTAGAGAAAAATATGAATATGGAAGAGCAATAGCTGCTCCTCAACTTGGATATTTTAAACGAATCATCTACATGAACATTAATGACTGTGAAACCATCTTTATTAATCCTAAATTAGAGTTTTTAGATAATGAAATGATAGAGGTATGGGATGATTGTATGTCCTTCCCCAATTTACTTATAAAAGTAAAAAGATATAATCGTTGCAAAATACACTATAAAGATTTGGATTGGAACGATAACGTAATGGAAGTCGAAGGAGATATTTCTGAATTATTGCAGCATGAATACGATCATTTAAACGGAGTGTTAGCTATTTCAAAGGCAATAGATGATCATTCTTTTAGACTTAAAACCGTAGAAACTAAACTGCCAAAAAAAATTGGGATATTAGGTGGAATAAGTCATGAGTCAACTATTAAGTATTATGAGCTTATATTAAAGAAATATTATGAGCTTAAAGGGGATTATTATTATCCAGAAATAATTATATACAGCTTAGACTTTCAAAAATTTACCGACTTTGAGGATAATGGAGATAAAGAGGGCTATATTAAGTATATAATGGAAGGCATATATTCACTAGAAAATAGTGGGGCAGATTTTATAATTATGTCTGCAAATTCACCACATTCAGTATATGATGAAGTAAAGAATCTTACTAAACTACCTATGATTAGCATTGTAGAGGCTGTTGGAGAAAAGGCAAAGAAAAAAGGATTGAAAAAGATTTTGTTGTTAGGTATAAAATACACAATGGAAAATGGTTTTTATGAGAATTACTTAAATCAGTTCGGAATAGATGTAATTGTTCCATCTGAAGATGAAAGAGTATTAATCAATGATATTATTTTTGATGAGTTGGCTATAGATATATTTCGTGATAATAGCAAAGAAAAGCTTATTAATATTATCAAGAAGTATGATGTAGAAGGTGTAATATTAGGATGCACAGAATTACCACTAATTATTTCTGAAGCAGATCTTGAAATAGAAGTTTTAAACACTGTAGAACTTCATGTAAATAAGATATTAAGATATTCTCTTGGAGTGTAA
- a CDS encoding MarR family winged helix-turn-helix transcriptional regulator: MNDKYIVYFISKTKKKMTEFIERELKEEELDDLVPSYGNILTVLYDNDGKLSMKEIGELIGKDKSTITVLINKLSKLGYVEKEKCQEDRRVTYIVLTEKGKSIEDKFNDISKKVYLTAYKNFSKEEKDIFLKLLKKMNNNFDLNK; this comes from the coding sequence ATGAATGATAAATATATAGTATATTTCATAAGCAAAACTAAGAAAAAAATGACTGAATTTATTGAAAGAGAACTTAAAGAAGAAGAGCTAGATGATTTAGTACCTTCCTATGGGAATATACTTACAGTACTGTACGACAATGATGGAAAATTAAGCATGAAGGAAATAGGAGAATTAATAGGAAAAGACAAGTCTACTATTACCGTATTAATCAATAAGTTATCAAAATTAGGATATGTAGAAAAGGAAAAATGTCAAGAAGATAGAAGAGTAACTTACATAGTACTTACCGAAAAAGGCAAGTCAATAGAAGATAAATTCAATGATATTTCTAAAAAAGTATATTTAACAGCATATAAGAACTTCTCTAAAGAAGAAAAAGATATATTTCTTAAGCTGTTAAAGAAAATGAACAATAATTTTGATTTAAATAAGTAG
- a CDS encoding YhdH/YhfP family quinone oxidoreductase, producing the protein MINNTYNALLVSETEEKKFKREIVAKQIEDLPEGDVIINVKYSSLNYKDALSATGNRGVTKNYPHTPGIDAAGIVAESTNDNFKIGDKVIVTGYDLGMNTSGGYGEYIRVPAEWIVKLPENLSLRESMIYGTAGFTAALSVYKLVNSGVKPNDGPILVTGSTGGVGSIAISILSKIGYNVIAATGKASEKEMLLGIGAKDIIDRKEVDDDSQRALLKGRWAGVIDTVGGNMLATAIKSTNYGGVVTCCGNVASHELSTSVYPFILRGVTLFGIDSVQCPMDIRLKIWDKLSSDWKLNNLNDNVDEVSLEGLSKKIDMILEGTHKGRTIVNLNL; encoded by the coding sequence ATGATCAATAATACATATAATGCACTGTTAGTATCAGAAACGGAAGAAAAAAAATTTAAAAGAGAAATTGTAGCTAAACAAATTGAAGACCTACCAGAAGGAGACGTAATAATAAATGTAAAATATTCTTCATTAAACTATAAAGACGCTCTTTCTGCTACAGGTAATCGTGGAGTTACCAAAAACTATCCGCACACTCCAGGAATTGATGCGGCAGGTATCGTAGCTGAAAGCACTAATGATAACTTTAAGATTGGAGACAAGGTGATTGTAACAGGATATGATTTAGGAATGAATACGTCCGGAGGATATGGAGAATATATTAGAGTTCCTGCTGAATGGATTGTAAAACTTCCTGAAAATCTTTCTCTTAGAGAAAGTATGATATATGGAACTGCTGGATTTACAGCTGCTCTATCAGTCTATAAACTAGTTAACTCAGGTGTAAAACCTAATGATGGACCTATATTAGTAACAGGATCAACAGGAGGAGTAGGTAGTATAGCTATTTCAATCTTAAGTAAGATTGGATATAATGTAATTGCTGCCACAGGAAAAGCTTCTGAAAAAGAAATGCTATTAGGAATTGGTGCAAAGGACATAATTGATAGGAAAGAAGTAGATGACGATTCTCAGAGAGCACTTTTAAAGGGTAGATGGGCAGGAGTAATAGATACAGTAGGCGGAAATATGTTAGCCACAGCAATTAAATCAACTAATTACGGGGGTGTTGTAACATGCTGTGGGAATGTTGCATCTCATGAATTGTCAACATCAGTCTATCCCTTTATTCTACGAGGAGTAACATTATTTGGAATCGATTCTGTTCAATGTCCTATGGATATTAGACTTAAAATTTGGGATAAATTATCCTCAGATTGGAAGCTTAATAATTTAAATGATAATGTAGATGAAGTTTCCCTAGAAGGATTAAGTAAAAAAATAGATATGATCTTAGAAGGTACACATAAAGGTAGAACTATAGTTAATCTTAATTTATAA
- a CDS encoding HAMP domain-containing sensor histidine kinase produces MKRNSITFKLFIITTIFFILFFMIVVISQSMFFEKFYINHKISKLEKNLEEFAKKYNKEGWDQIAITKNISNFINNNNAQIAILDDKAITRHIPLFNLIIETEDKNEVMVPLNNMILMETIQKLNLSIGDPIVIKGVYSNNEHNIIYPSSIQGKENSLEVLKKTPTSFAVNISNLRKETIRIDMREIKGNIVELNFPTQKDFIMPYREDMFWSAMDNWFWISKSDGFAIENEEIISYKYKSPMNGIDNIVMIKPIFDKGELKEMVFTMSSLQPVGEAIGVMKDYYIYGFLVAILIIIILSYIYSKLIANPLIKINNAAIKMAELDFSVECNVRSNDEIGNLANSINILASNLNKNMKTLQDTNEKLRVEIEKERTLERMRKEFVSSASHELKTPLGIMRGFTEGLKDEVAIEKKDYYIDVILEEIEKMDTLVLDMLDLSKLESKAYLLVEENFYIDLLIQLVENRFMQQLKEKDIKVNYMYSTEEIMVRADKKRIEQVITNIISNAIRHTKLGGFINIGIRKYNEDEIYITVENEGDGIQEDKLNHIWDRFYRVEESRDREFGGTGLGLSIVKNILELHNSDYGVKNTENGVMLYFTLRLAVEKNYIKADL; encoded by the coding sequence ATGAAAAGAAATAGTATTACCTTTAAGCTTTTTATAATAACAACTATCTTCTTTATATTATTTTTTATGATTGTAGTAATTAGCCAATCCATGTTTTTTGAAAAATTTTATATAAATCACAAAATCAGTAAATTGGAAAAGAATTTAGAAGAGTTCGCTAAAAAATATAATAAAGAGGGTTGGGACCAAATAGCAATAACGAAAAATATTAGTAATTTTATAAATAATAATAATGCTCAAATTGCAATATTAGATGATAAGGCTATAACTAGGCATATTCCACTATTTAATCTAATTATTGAAACAGAAGATAAAAATGAAGTAATGGTTCCTTTAAACAATATGATTTTAATGGAGACAATACAAAAATTAAATCTTTCAATAGGAGATCCAATCGTAATTAAAGGAGTTTATTCAAATAATGAACATAATATTATATATCCATCTAGTATTCAAGGTAAGGAAAATAGTCTGGAAGTATTAAAAAAAACACCAACTAGTTTCGCCGTTAATATCAGTAACCTTAGGAAAGAAACGATCCGGATAGATATGCGAGAAATTAAAGGAAATATAGTAGAATTAAATTTTCCAACACAGAAGGATTTTATTATGCCATATAGAGAAGATATGTTTTGGTCTGCAATGGATAATTGGTTTTGGATTTCAAAGAGTGATGGTTTTGCCATAGAAAATGAAGAAATAATTAGCTATAAATACAAAAGTCCTATGAATGGAATAGATAATATTGTTATGATAAAACCTATTTTCGATAAGGGCGAATTAAAGGAAATGGTATTTACTATGTCTTCTCTACAGCCTGTAGGTGAGGCAATAGGAGTAATGAAGGACTATTATATTTATGGATTTTTAGTAGCAATATTAATAATTATTATTTTGTCTTATATTTATTCTAAGCTTATAGCTAATCCCCTAATAAAAATAAATAATGCAGCCATAAAAATGGCGGAATTAGATTTCTCAGTAGAATGCAATGTTAGATCTAATGACGAAATTGGAAATCTAGCTAATAGTATAAATATATTGGCTTCAAATCTAAATAAAAACATGAAAACTCTGCAGGATACAAACGAGAAGCTTAGAGTTGAGATAGAAAAAGAACGGACCTTAGAGAGAATGAGAAAAGAATTTGTATCTAGTGCTTCACATGAATTAAAAACTCCATTAGGAATTATGAGAGGTTTTACAGAAGGGCTTAAAGATGAGGTTGCAATTGAGAAAAAGGATTACTATATAGATGTTATATTAGAAGAGATCGAAAAAATGGATACTCTTGTATTAGATATGCTAGATTTGTCTAAGCTTGAGTCTAAAGCATATCTATTGGTAGAGGAAAACTTTTATATAGATTTACTAATACAATTAGTAGAAAATAGGTTTATGCAACAGTTAAAGGAAAAAGATATTAAAGTTAATTACATGTATAGTACCGAAGAAATTATGGTTAGGGCAGATAAAAAAAGAATAGAGCAGGTTATAACCAATATTATTAGTAACGCCATAAGACATACGAAATTAGGAGGTTTTATTAACATCGGCATAAGGAAATATAATGAAGATGAAATTTATATCACTGTTGAAAATGAAGGAGATGGGATTCAAGAAGACAAGTTAAATCATATTTGGGATAGATTTTATCGTGTAGAGGAATCAAGAGATCGTGAATTTGGAGGAACAGGACTTGGATTATCAATTGTGAAGAATATTTTAGAACTTCATAATAGTGATTATGGTGTGAAGAATACGGAGAATGGTGTGATGTTGTATTTTACACTAAGGTTAGCTGTTGAAAAAAATTATATAAAAGCTGATTTATAG
- a CDS encoding sigma-70 family RNA polymerase sigma factor: MRRITEENFIDRLKSRDEKALEYVIDTYGWVIKSIVRKHLYNLESHQEECINDILLGIWNNIYSFNKDKSTFKSWVAAISKYKTIDYRRKYLRDLKNENIDNIKIISDDDVFKEITKKDLDRDLDELLNCLKNEDKNLFLRLYVEEQDVSHISKVTGLKKDVIYNRVSRGKRKLKSMFNVIERR, encoded by the coding sequence ATGAGGAGGATTACAGAAGAAAATTTTATTGATCGGCTAAAAAGCAGGGACGAAAAAGCTCTAGAATATGTTATAGATACTTACGGATGGGTTATTAAATCCATTGTTAGGAAACATTTATATAACTTAGAAAGTCATCAAGAAGAATGTATAAACGATATACTTTTAGGAATTTGGAACAATATATATAGTTTTAATAAAGATAAAAGTACTTTTAAAAGTTGGGTAGCGGCAATATCAAAATATAAAACTATTGATTATAGACGTAAGTATTTAAGAGATTTAAAAAATGAAAATATAGACAATATAAAAATAATATCAGATGATGACGTTTTTAAAGAAATTACTAAAAAAGATTTAGACAGAGATTTAGATGAATTATTAAATTGCTTAAAAAATGAAGATAAAAATTTATTTCTTAGATTATATGTTGAAGAACAAGATGTTTCCCATATAAGCAAGGTAACAGGATTGAAAAAAGATGTAATTTATAACAGAGTATCTAGAGGAAAAAGAAAACTTAAAAGTATGTTTAATGTTATAGAGAGGAGATAA